The Plasmodium sp. gorilla clade G2 genome assembly, chromosome: 4 genome has a segment encoding these proteins:
- a CDS encoding dipeptidyl aminopeptidase 3, with translation MILIFSFCLINILFLNFIKCDIPVHCLSRHVEGKWEIHLGLLKKKKNSKQKSIEGVTWNDGVARNIMEDKQKGNHNNDNNNNKNNDDNNDDDNNDDDNNDDDDDNYDYQCGYKRPDNADYHDDLNPENEDTKKRFEEKDKRFIVFNKDRSLNILKENEEINYTYSGHWKIIYDEGLYIEVYKENESKEVYFSFFKFKQIGDISYSYCNSLIMGVVNKYSLDNNIWNMSYEENIEENITSDDKNNNIHFFQDEKKSIFNINDNNKEINTNISHIYMLRKNVTFFKIKNNKTNKPKRKGKRKKIKENIIITKGSSNNNNTNLIPNDDNYNKMVKEKNFFELIDYYNDNYINSDHLQMQKYCWYAKKVEKNSEQPTNKIPIQSISPLSVNADEYNKLYNEKKKNNIIKKHENNNVSILNDDNNLQDNIIHLRRDKNMITKYKTGLLIMNNNNKYEKKNSLFYKYKDKNINLKNFNWYNKEDIKMRLGLYIKILDDAIDQKDCGSCYANSAAFIINSRVRIKYNYIKNIDSLFFSNEQLIFCDIFNQGCNGGYIYLSLKYAYENFLYTQKCFQKYKNKNIYNTKRDDSEYYNELHNADDNSLLCDTFNLFKMKHEQNKLNKIKIKQQISMDTTNDSNNEEEYKEKNDDNGHLLLLSSSSYEVKDDNKKKNKINNIQTNNIMNNNNNNNHNNNNNNSSSNISEDVLNENYILMDQYQYNNNIDTYDISKLNSCDVKINISKFEYLDIQNEEELKKYIYYNGPVAAAIEPSTEFIGYKKGIISGNYIKMQDGNKNNAYIWNKVDHAVVIVGWGEDTFHNFIKKNNLSKEQIKNISTIIEKNKNNNNNDNNNNDNIIKYWKVLNSWGVKWGNKGYFYILRNNNSFNIKSYILACDVNLFVKQQ, from the exons atgattttaatattttcattttgtttaattaatatattatttttaaattttataaaatgtgaTATTCCTGTTCACTGTTTAAGTAGACACGTGGAAGGGAAGTGGGAGATACACCTGGGTctcttgaaaaaaaaaaagaattcgAAACAAAAAAGTATTGAAGGTGTTACATGGAATGATGGAGTAGCTAGGAATATAATGGAAGATAAACAAAAAGGAAACCACaacaatgataataataataataaaaataatgatgataataatgatgatgataataatgatgatgataataatgatgatgatgatgataattatgattATCAATGTGGATATAAAAGACCTGACAACGCTGATTATCATg ATGATTTGAACCCAGAGAATGAAGACACTAAAAAACGAtttgaagaaaaagataaaagaTTTATCGTGTTCAATAAAGATAGATCATTAAACATTTTGAAAGAGAATGAAGAAATTAATTATACTTATAGTGGTCATtggaaaataatttatgatgaaggattatatatagaagTATATAAAGAGAATGAAAGTAAAGAagtttatttttctttttttaagttTAAACAGATAGGTGATATTTCTTATAGTTATTGTAATAGCTTAATTATGGGTGttgttaataaatattctttagataataatatatggaaTATGTCATATGAAGAGaatatagaagaaaatataacatctgatgataaaaataataatatacatttttttcaagatgaaaaaaaaagtatttttaatattaatgataataataaagagaTAAATACTAATATAtcacatatttatatgttaagaaaaaatgtaacttttttcaaaatcaaaaataataaaacaaacaaaccaaaaagaaaaggaaaaagaaaaaaaattaaagaaaatattataataactaaaggtagtagtaataataataatacaaatttaattccaaatgatgataattataataagatggttaaagaaaaaaacttTTTTGAACTtattgattattataatgataattatattaactCTGATCATTTACAAATGCAAAAATATTGTTGGTATGCTAAAAAGGTGGAAAAAAATTCTGAACAACcaacaaataaaataccTATTCAGAGTATTTCACCTTTATCTGTTAATGcagatgaatataataaattatataatgaaaaaaaaaaaaataatataataaaaaagcatgaaaataataatgtgtctattttaaatgatgataataatttacaagataatattatacatctTAGGagagataaaaatatgatcACAAAATATAAGACAGGTTTActtattatgaataataataataaatatgagaaAAAGAAtagtttattttataaatataaagataaaaatataaacttaaaaaattttaattggtataataaagaagatataaaaatgagaTTAGggctttatataaaaatattagatGATGCTATAGATCAAAAAGATTGTGGTTCATGTTATGCTAATTCAGCTgcttttataattaatagtagagtaagaataaaatataattatataaaaaatatcgattctttattttttagtaaTGAACAATTAATATTCTGTGATATATTCAATCAAGGATGTAACggtggatatatatatttgtctttaaaatatgcatatgaaaattttttatatacacaaaaatgttttcaaaaatataaaaataaaaatatatataatactaaaAGAGATGATTctgaatattataatgaattaCACAATGCTGATgataattctttattatgTGATACATTTAATCTTTTTAAAATGAAACATGAGCAAAATAaacttaataaaataaagataaagcAACAAATAAGTATGGATACAACTAATGATTCTAATAATGAGGaggaatataaagaaaaaaatgatgataatggtCACTTATTACTATTATCGTCATCATCATATGAAGTCaaggatgataataaaaaaaaaaataaaataaataacattCAAACGAACAAcataatgaataataataataataataatcataataataataataataatagtagtagtaatatTAGTGAGGAtgtattaaatgaaaattatattttaatggatcaatatcaatataataataatattgatacaTATGATATTTCAAAATTAAATTCTTGtgatgtaaaaataaatatatcaaaattcGAATATTTAGATAttcaaaatgaagaagaattaaaaaaatatatttattataatggaCCTGTAGCAGCAGCTATAGAACCTTCAACTGAATTCATAGGATATAAGAAAGGAATTATATCAGgcaattatattaaaatgcaagatggaaataaaaataatgctTATATCTGGAATAAAGTTGATCATGCTGTAGTTATAGTTGGATGGGGAGAAGATACctttcataattttattaaaaaaaataatctatcaaaagaacaaataaaaaatatatcaacaataatagaaaaaaataaaaacaacaataataatgataataataataatgataatattataaaatattggaAAGTATTAAATAGTTGGGGTGTCAAATGGGGTAATAAaggatatttttatatactaagaaataataactcttttaatattaaatcatatattCTAGCATGTGATGTTAATTTGTTTGTAAAGCaacaataa